A window from Kwoniella pini CBS 10737 chromosome 1, complete sequence encodes these proteins:
- a CDS encoding isocitrate dehydrogenase, NAD-dependent encodes MFSRSASRSVVSSLRSFQTPIRHYNSAFQSSPPTSTFAGKKGEDGNYTVTLIPGDGIGPEIAQSVKEIFAAAKAPIKWEEVDVTPILKDGKTVIPDKAIVSIKKNTVALKGPLATPIGKGHVSLNLTLRRTFSLFANVRPCVSIQGYKTAYDNVNTVLIRENTEGEYSGIEHEIVDGVVQSIKLITREASERVARYAFHYASENGRDKVTAVHKANIMKMSDGMFLTACRAVAKEYPKISYDEDLLDRVCLRIATDPTPFADRVMVMPNLYGDILSDLSAGLIGGLGLTPSGNIGRDASIFEAVHGSAPDIEGKGLANPTALLLSSLMMLRHMGLFELADKIEKAALSTIAEGKAITRDLGGKSGTREYTDAILAKLK; translated from the exons ATGTTCTCACGATCAGCCTCTCGAAGTGTGGTATCCTCTTTACGTTCTTTCCAA ACCCCAATCAGGCATTACAACTCTGCCTTCCAATCTTCCCCACCTACATCTACTTTTGCAGGTAAAAAGGGTGAAGAT GGAAACTACACTGTCACTCTTATCCCAGGTGATGGTATCGGTCCCGAGATTGCTCAAAGTGTGAAGGAAATCTTCGCCGCTGCCAAG GCTCCTATCAAGTGGGAGGAAGTTGATGTTACCCCAATTCTGAAAGATGGTAAAACCGTCATTCCTGACAAGGCTATCGTCTCCATTAAAAAGAACACCGTTGCTCTTAAAGGTCCTCTTGCTACACCCA TCGGAAAGGGTCACGTCTCTCTCAATCTTACTCTCCGAAGAACCTTTTCACTTTTCGCCAACGTACGACCATGTGTCTCCATACAAGGATACAAGACCGCTTATGACAATGTCAACACTGTATTGATTCGAGAGAACACTGAAGGAGAGTACTCAGGTATTGAACACGAG ATCGTTGACGGTGTAGTTCAAAGTATCAAGCTCATCACCCGAGAAGCTTCCGAAC GTGTCGCTCGATATGCCTTCCACTACGCCTCCGAGAACGGCCGAGACAAGGTCACCGCCGTGCACAAGGCTAACATTAT GAAAATGTCCGATGGAATGTTCTTGACTGCTTGTCGAGCTGTTGCCAAGGAATACCCAAAGATCTCTTACGATGAGGATTTGCTTGACAGAGTCTGCTTGAGA ATCGCTACTGATCCTACACCTTTCGCCGACCGAGTGATGGTCATGCCCAACTT ATACGGTGACATCTTGTCTGATTTGTCGGCTGGTCTTATCGGTGGTCTCGGTCTCACCCCATCAGGTAACATCGGTAGA GACGCTTCAATTTTCGAAGCTGTACACGGTTCCGCCCCCGATATCGAGGGTAAAGGACTTGCCAACCCTACTgcccttcttctttcttctttgatgatGCTCAG ACACATGGGTCTCTTCGAGCTCGCTGACAAGATTGAGAAGGCTGCTCTCTCC ACAATCGCCGAAGGTAAAGCTATCACTCGAGATCTTGGTGGTAAATCCGGTACTCGGGAATACACCGATGCTATCCTTGCTAAACTTAAGTAA